One part of the Streptomyces lydicus genome encodes these proteins:
- a CDS encoding FG-GAP-like repeat-containing protein, with protein sequence MHRAVALTAVLTTVAAVTFTSGPTAAAAPYKGANTAGVQEDFNGDGYRDLAVGAPGAANGGVEEAGAVVVLYGSASSVSSTRRAVITQASPGVPGEPEAADGFGTTVASADLDRDGYADLLVGTPREAVNGKDARGSVTVLWGGPNGLTGGATIDPPARFGESQPYCRFGMAMAAGDMNGDGAPELAVGSGCEISSYTGPFTRDGKAASQYREWRVGARDVVMGDVNGDGRPERFWLPGPTGGDVRGPVLLDRGPVDSSDPFKNAPVKLPHADGYTGRIADVNGDGYGDLITGIPEDGVIEGETGAHKGGEIQVLYGSAQGITADQQPRVFHQDTPGVPGAAEVADRFGWSLGTGDINADGYADVLVGVPGEAIGTRAYAGGAVVLYGSAAGLTTHKAVAYSQDSAGVPGSAETDDGFGGAVHLADLNRDGKAEALVGIPYENTDGCVWIARGTATGPTTTGSANLCGKDTGLTLRGFHGLFGDALPSARVGY encoded by the coding sequence TTGCACAGAGCCGTTGCGCTGACAGCCGTCCTCACCACGGTCGCAGCCGTCACCTTCACCTCCGGTCCCACCGCGGCGGCCGCGCCGTACAAGGGAGCGAACACGGCGGGAGTGCAGGAGGACTTCAACGGCGACGGCTACCGCGACCTGGCCGTCGGTGCGCCCGGCGCGGCCAACGGCGGCGTGGAGGAGGCCGGCGCGGTCGTGGTGCTGTACGGGTCGGCCTCGTCGGTGAGCTCCACCCGCCGCGCCGTGATCACTCAGGCGAGCCCGGGGGTGCCCGGCGAGCCGGAGGCGGCGGACGGGTTCGGTACGACCGTGGCGAGCGCGGACCTCGACCGGGACGGCTACGCGGACCTGCTGGTGGGCACGCCGCGCGAGGCCGTCAACGGAAAGGACGCCCGCGGTTCGGTGACCGTGCTGTGGGGCGGGCCGAACGGGCTGACGGGTGGCGCGACGATCGATCCCCCCGCACGGTTCGGCGAGAGCCAGCCCTACTGCCGCTTCGGCATGGCCATGGCCGCCGGAGACATGAACGGCGACGGGGCGCCGGAGCTGGCCGTGGGATCGGGTTGTGAGATCTCCTCCTACACCGGCCCCTTCACCCGTGACGGGAAGGCCGCCTCGCAGTACCGGGAATGGCGGGTCGGCGCGCGCGACGTGGTCATGGGCGACGTCAACGGCGACGGCCGGCCGGAGCGGTTCTGGCTCCCCGGACCGACCGGCGGCGACGTCCGCGGCCCGGTCCTCCTCGATCGCGGACCGGTGGACTCCTCCGACCCCTTCAAGAACGCGCCGGTCAAACTGCCGCACGCCGACGGTTACACCGGCCGGATCGCGGACGTCAACGGCGACGGCTACGGGGACCTGATCACCGGCATCCCCGAGGACGGCGTGATCGAGGGCGAGACCGGCGCCCACAAGGGAGGCGAGATCCAGGTCCTGTACGGCAGCGCGCAGGGCATCACCGCCGACCAGCAGCCCCGCGTCTTCCACCAGGACACCCCCGGCGTCCCGGGCGCCGCGGAGGTCGCTGACCGGTTCGGATGGTCCCTCGGCACGGGCGACATCAACGCCGACGGCTATGCCGACGTGCTCGTCGGCGTGCCCGGCGAAGCGATCGGCACCCGCGCGTACGCCGGCGGCGCCGTCGTCCTGTACGGATCCGCGGCCGGCCTGACCACGCACAAGGCGGTCGCCTACTCCCAGGACTCCGCGGGCGTCCCCGGGAGCGCCGAGACCGACGACGGCTTCGGCGGCGCTGTCCACCTCGCCGACCTCAACAGGGACGGCAAGGCGGAAGCCCTGGTGGGCATCCCTTACGAGAACACCGACGGCTGTGTATGGATCGCCCGCGGTACCGCGACCGGCCCCACCACGACCGGCTCGGCCAACCTCTGCGGCAAGGACACCGGCCTCACCCTGCGCGGCTTCCACGGCCTCTTCGGAGACGCCCTCCCCAGCGCCCGCGTCGGGTACTGA